A genomic region of Eucalyptus grandis isolate ANBG69807.140 chromosome 5, ASM1654582v1, whole genome shotgun sequence contains the following coding sequences:
- the LOC108958195 gene encoding uncharacterized protein LOC108958195 — MRKAWKTENFTCARLEPGFFSFSFHSEAEARRVLQSGPWSFSSHLLILRQCEPDTPKFCYDYNHCDFWVKFFGLPYGRVTYDVIEEIASKLGAVVEVKLEEKGNNTYKVGKARVTLPLANPLKTSVIVNLDNKKLWVEFKYERLPYYCYSCGRIGHYVTECTEIPYKESGLEHNLPAGCGDWLRAEVRELSPYGKIFYGKKELPPDEVDVVLETPLSPAPATEQNSSPLSQQTQVCDTRLKGKETYKPSSTQELILVEVKSPQKRENCCIDEESILTLHEEHMKEAEVGLEIPPCKVEREVCEVD, encoded by the coding sequence ATGAGGAAAGCTTGGAAGACGGAGAACTTTACCTGCGCAAGGCTGGAACCaggtttcttctctttctccttccatTCGGAAGCTGAGGCACGGAGAGTACTTCAATCGGGACCTTGGTCATTCTCCAGCCATCTCCTCATCCTTAGGCAGTGCGAACCTGATACACCAAAGTTCTGTTATGATTACAATCACTGTGATTTCTGGGTAAAGTTCTTTGGTTTACCCTATGGGAGAGTTACCTATGATGTGATTGAAGAAATAGCCTCCAAACTAGGAGCAGTTGTTGAAGTAAAGCTGGAGGAAAAGGGAAACAACACCTACAAAGTGGGTAAAGCCCGAGTGACACTGCCTTTAGCAAACCCGTTGAAAACTAGTGTAATTGTGAATCTAGATAATAAGAAGCTGTGGGTCGAATTTAAATACGAACGACTGCCCTACTATTGTTACTCTTGTGGCAGAATTGGCCATTATGTAACGGAATGTACCGAAATACCTTACAAGGAGTCAGGGTTGGAACATAACTTACCAGCCGGATGTGGGGATTGGCTGCGAGCTGAGGTGAGGGAACTAAGCCCCTATGGTAAGATATTCTATGGAAAGAAGGAACTTCCTCCTGACGAAGTGGATGTAGTGCTTGAAACCCCATTATCTCCTGCACCTGCAACAGAGCAGAATAGTTCACCATTATCCCAGCAAACCCAGGTATGTGATACTCGCCTAAAAGGAAAGGAAACTTACAAGCCTTCCTCAACTCAGGAACTAATTCTGGTTGAAGTGAAAAGCCCCCAGAAGAGGGAAAATTGCTGCATTGATGAGGAATCAATCTTGACACTCCACGAGGAACATATGAAGGAAGCTGAAGTTGGGCTGGAGATACCCCCCTGCAAAGTCGAAAGGGAAGTGTGTGAAGTCGACTAA